In Bacillota bacterium, the genomic window TCGCTCCAGCAGGTCCACCATGGCCTTCAAGTCCTCGGGCACTTTCGAAAGCGCCCGCGCCGCCGCCACCAGGGCCAACGCGTCGTCGACCAGCTCCTGGAGAAGCTGTCGGCGGGCCTCCGGGTCGTCCCAGTCGATCCTGGGCTTGCCCGGCTCGTGGTAGTCGGTGCGCTTCAGCACGGCCGAAAGCGCACCGTCCAGCTCGTGCATCCGGGCCACCGCCAGGACCCGCACGACGGCTTTGCGGATAAGCGTGTAGGTGTCCTGCACGGCCGCCCCGCCGTGGATCAGAAAGGAGTCGACGATCTGGGAGCGCTCCGGCGAAAAGAGCCCCGCCTGCTTCGCCGAGGCCAGCGTCCGCTCCAGCATGGCCGCCGCGACCCCATGTTGCAGGAAGCGCCGGCGGTGGTCGCACAGCGTCACCGCATCGATGCCCTCAAAGTCCCGCCCCGCCAAAATCGCCAGCTTCACCCGGTCGTCGAAGCGGGATTCCTGCTCCATCTCCCGGTCCGAGTAGCCCTTCTCCATCTGGATCAAAAGCGCCAGAAACGTGTGGACCGGGCTCACCGAAGGCCTGCCGGTGCGGGCATCGAACAGGGGAGCAAACATCGATTCGTCCAGGTTCTGCACCGCCCAGTCGTGCAGCCGCCACCAGTAGGAGTTTCGGGGGATGCGCTGTCGCCAGGTGATGTCGTCGAAGGTGGTCTGGCGGTTTCGGAGACCCAGCACGGCCACCCACTCCCTGCCCGGAGGTGGTTTCCAGTCGCATCGTACCACGGAAATAGGCGCGGACGCAAGGCTTACGAAGCAAAACAAAGCCGGAGTGACACTCTTCACCCAAATCGTCGCTCATTGTCTGAGAGAATCTGCCGGCGCCACTCATTGGGTTTCCACTTTTCAAACCTCATCAGCTTATACCCCATGGGGTATGGTTTCCGAGCAGTCACCTAGGATGGCGTCGGCGATCGAAGGGTCGGCGATGACCCCATGCCAGTTCTCGATAGGGAGCTGGCTGGCCACGATGGTGGCCCGGCGTTGGGCGCGGTCGTCGATCACCTCCAGCAGCTCCCGCCCTTCGGAGGGATTCAGGGGCGCCAGCCCCCAGTCGTCCAGCACAAGCACCTCCGTGCGGCCCAGTTGGGCCAGGCGCTTGGGGTAGGAGCCGTCCGCCCTGGCCAGCGCCAGCTCCGAGAGCAGCCGGGAGAGCCGGTAGTAGCGGGCGCTGAAGCCCTGGCGGCACGCCGCATGGGCCAGCGCGCAGGCCAGAAACGTCTTGCCTACGCCTGTCGGCCCGCTGATAAGCACGCTCTGATGCGAGCGGATCCACTCTCCCCGCAGCAGCGTCTGCACAGTAGGACGGTCAAGCCCCCGGGACGCGGTGTAGTCGATGTCTTCCGGCACGGCCGCCAGCCGCAGTTTGGCCTCTTTGAGCAGCCGCTGCAGCCTCCGGTTTTGCCGGTACGTCCACTCCTCGTCCACCAAAAGACCCAGGCGTTCCTCGAAGGAAAGGCGCCCCATGTCGGGCTGCTGGCTTTGGTGGGCCAGCGCCTCGGCCATCCCCAGCAGGTGCATGGCCCGTAGCTTCTCCAGGGTCGGCTGCACCAGCATTCAGACGACCTCCTCC contains:
- the istB gene encoding IS21-like element helper ATPase IstB, with protein sequence MLVQPTLEKLRAMHLLGMAEALAHQSQQPDMGRLSFEERLGLLVDEEWTYRQNRRLQRLLKEAKLRLAAVPEDIDYTASRGLDRPTVQTLLRGEWIRSHQSVLISGPTGVGKTFLACALAHAACRQGFSARYYRLSRLLSELALARADGSYPKRLAQLGRTEVLVLDDWGLAPLNPSEGRELLEVIDDRAQRRATIVASQLPIENWHGVIADPSIADAILGDCSETIPHGV
- a CDS encoding transposase, which gives rise to MLGLRNRQTTFDDITWRQRIPRNSYWWRLHDWAVQNLDESMFAPLFDARTGRPSVSPVHTFLALLIQMEKGYSDREMEQESRFDDRVKLAILAGRDFEGIDAVTLCDHRRRFLQHGVAAAMLERTLASAKQAGLFSPERSQIVDSFLIHGGAAVQDTYTLIRKAVVRVLAVARMHELDGALSAVLKRTDYHEPGKPRIDWDDPEARRQLLQELVDDALALVAAARALSKVPEDLKAMVDLLER